A region from the Chionomys nivalis chromosome 22, mChiNiv1.1, whole genome shotgun sequence genome encodes:
- the LOC130864919 gene encoding ATP synthase subunit e, mitochondrial has translation MVPPVQVSPLIKLGRYSALVLGMAYGAKRYSYLKPRAEEERRVAAEEKKRLDELKRIERERAEAQDDSILK, from the coding sequence ATGGTGCCCCCAGTTCAGGTCTCTCCGCTCATCAAGCTCGGCCGATACTCAGCCCTGGTCCTCGGCATGGCCTACGGCGCCAAGCGCTATAGTTACCTAAAGCCCCgggcagaggaggagaggagggtggcagcggaggaaaagaagagactaGATGAGCTGAAACGGATTGAAAGAGAACGGGCAGAAGCTCAAGATGACAGCATACTCAAGTGA